The Planifilum fimeticola genome includes a window with the following:
- a CDS encoding MetQ/NlpA family ABC transporter substrate-binding protein, which yields MKKWWFGLLSLVLLLGTAACGGGSQEKTTLRVGATQVPHAEILNHIKPTLEKEGIQLEVRVFQDYVLPNKAVEEGELDANYFQHIPWMESTNKEQGWHLVKVTGVHIEPMGAYSKKYKSKEEIPDGATVAIPNATSEMTRVLLLLDQQGLIKLDNRDGDKTLQNIQSNPKKLKFKALEPAILPRVLDQVDVAVINTNYALQAKLNPVKDSLFIEDKNSPYVNVLAVKKGNEKDPAIQKLAEVLTSPEVKKFIEEKYNGAVVPAF from the coding sequence ATGAAAAAATGGTGGTTCGGACTGCTCTCGCTCGTTCTGCTGCTGGGAACAGCCGCATGCGGAGGAGGCAGCCAGGAAAAGACGACACTGCGCGTGGGGGCCACGCAGGTGCCCCATGCCGAGATCCTGAACCATATCAAGCCGACGCTGGAAAAAGAGGGAATCCAGCTGGAGGTGCGCGTCTTCCAGGATTACGTCCTGCCCAATAAAGCGGTGGAAGAAGGGGAACTGGACGCCAATTACTTCCAGCACATTCCCTGGATGGAATCCACCAACAAAGAGCAGGGATGGCATCTGGTCAAGGTGACGGGGGTTCACATCGAACCGATGGGGGCTTACTCCAAAAAATACAAATCCAAAGAGGAGATCCCCGACGGCGCGACCGTCGCCATCCCCAACGCCACCAGCGAAATGACCCGGGTCCTGCTGTTGCTGGATCAGCAAGGGCTGATTAAACTGGACAACCGCGACGGGGACAAAACCCTCCAAAACATTCAATCCAACCCGAAAAAGCTGAAATTCAAAGCGCTGGAACCGGCCATCCTGCCGAGGGTCCTGGATCAGGTGGATGTGGCGGTCATCAACACCAACTACGCCCTTCAGGCCAAGCTGAATCCGGTGAAGGATTCCCTGTTCATCGAGGACAAGAATTCCCCCTACGTGAACGTGTTGGCCGTCAAAAAAGGCAATGAAAAGGATCCGGCCATCCAAAAGCTGGCCGAAGTCCTCACCTCTCCGGAAGTGAAGAAGTTTATCGAGGAAAAATACAACGGCGCCGTCGTCCCGGCCTTTTGA